A single Archocentrus centrarchus isolate MPI-CPG fArcCen1 unplaced genomic scaffold, fArcCen1 scaffold_30_ctg1, whole genome shotgun sequence DNA region contains:
- the odf2a gene encoding outer dense fiber protein 2 isoform X2 — MRKTMRTRSNSPPIHVHISDAMPVHVHVESQRSPARTPQGKTTVGRADLRPTAKVKTRGPWITPGKASLRDSTYKWEGPTHRLEITPPVPAPESSQSALQLADLASEEGEDLHGRISHYERKVDNLLTEVSSLKNEVELRKKEQLLERQSEQLSVSQRVIAEQEEELAEVTKELEETEWENSRLRLSMEKMLEECDYNRLHRDSLHQDKDSLLRKLTEAEVDGAAAAKQASALRESVSKLCAAGSSRPSGSESSVLARQKELLLQKLETFEATNRALRHLLREQHESQMESLQLSEKKDELLKRLADTEAENAHLVVKLQEKEREVNQLSKLLDNEKDNAKSTADFSKSLESTRAHLQGQLRSKEAENNRLTVQIKNLEQAANQQKAKMKHLTEQLSRLKQQAGADREALKRATQAQKQRAERSEDAAGQLSIQLLDMEKQVADALSAAETWQSHHAQAAKDKSKLEVEFSLLNSRIAELTEQLHSAKDKSRAEREALLDRLHEVTSESTAAKLENQSLKATVSAVEEKLSFSQSELQQVKASIKQYECLLDSYKIQVGKTRAEADEYCARLAQAEQEAMAVRGELEKEIAEARRELLGRLAELEPLPEALERSQLQLQEAQDRERSQEKRSLELSTNLTDLRMKVETQSSQMELLRQKNKVLLEENRQLQQQVESLERKLEEAGSQNSDLQAVIAKREETVQSNQLRLKEKTRECSLLSRRLEDALDDARQQGQIFSYSSASFGNNSTCNKYSLFVPLEARLRDLESQLHTLENPVAAQAPVDQGSLATVSSTPADPEQMSETRERVASKQQSTQSKILDLETQLSRTTSEINQLRRSKEQMERRYQSQLQDFKDRLEQSDSTNRSLQNYVQFLKGSYAKL, encoded by the exons ATG AGAAAAACCATGAGAACACGGTCCAATTCACCTCCAATTCATGTGCACATCAGTGATGCCATGCCAGTGCACGTGCACGTGGAGAGCCAGAGGAGTCCTGCCAGGACGCCTCAG gggAAGACTACGGTTGGCAGAGCAGACCTTCGTCCTACAGCTAAGGTCAAAACCCGAGGTCCGTGGATCACACCAGGAAAGGCCTCATTACGGGACTCTACTTACAAATGGGAG GGGCCGACGCACCGCCTTGAGATCACACCGCCCGTCCCAGCACCTGAAAGCTCACAGTCGGCACTTCAGTTAGCTGACCTGGCATCAGAGGAGGGAGAAGACCTACACGGACGAATCAGCCACTACGAGAGGAAGGTCGACAACTTACTGACTGAAGTCAGCTCTCTAAAAAATGAG GTTGAATTGCGAAAGAAGGAACAGCTGCTGGAGCGTCAGTCGGAGCAGCTCAGTGTGTCCCAGCGGGTGATCgctgagcaggaggaggagctggctgaggtGACCAAGGAGCTGGAGGAGACAGAGTGGGAGAACAGCAGGTTACGGCTTTCCATGGAGAAGATGCTGGAGGAGTGTGACTACAACAG ACTGCACAGGGACAGTTTGCATCAGGACAAAGATTCTCTACTCAGGAAACTGACGGAGGCTGAGGTGGACGGAGCAGCAGCTGCCAAGCAAGCCTCAGCCCTGCGAGAGTCTGTTTCTAAACTGTGCGCTGCTGGTAGCAGT AGGCCGTCTGGCTCTGAGTCTTCAGTCTTGGCCCGTCAGAAGGAGCTGTTGCTGCAGAAACTGGAGACATTTGAGGCCACAAACCGAGCACTGCGGCACCTTCTCAGAGAGCAGCATGAGTCCCAG ATGGAATCCCTCCAACTGTCAGAGAAGAAGGACGAATTACTGAAGAGACTGGCAGACACAGAGGCTGAAAATGCT CATCTTGTTGTTAAACtccaagagaaagagagagaggttaATCAACTCAGCAAACTCTTAGATAATGAGAAG GACAATGCCAAGAGCACAGCTGATTTCTCAAAGAGTCTGGAGTCAACAAGAGCTCATTTACAAGGACAGCTCCGCAGCAAAGAAGCTGAGAACAATCGGCTTACTGTGCAGATAAAG AACCTGGAAcaagcagccaatcagcagaAGGCAAAGATGAAACATCTGACAGAACAGCTTTCAAGACTGAAGCAGCAGGCCGGCGCAGACCGAGAGGCTCTGAAAAGAGCCACACAGGCCCAGAAACAGCGAGCTGAACGCAGCGAGGACGCTGCAGGCCAGCTCAGCATCCAGCTGCTGGACATG GAGAAACAGGTGGCAGATGCCCTGTCAGCAGCTGAAACATGGCAGAGTCACCATGCACAAGCAGCAAAAGACAAGAGTAAACTGGAGGTTGAATTCTCGCTATTGAACAG CCGTATAGCAGAGCTGACCGAGCAGCTTCATAGTGCGAAGGAtaaaagcagagcagagagagaagcgCTGCTGGATCGTCTCCATGAAGTCACCTCGGAGAGCACTGCTGCCAAACTGGAGAACCAGTCCCTCAAG GCTACAGTGTCTGCAGTGGAGGAGAAGCTGTCCTTTTCTCAGTCAGAGCTTCAACAGGTCAAAGCTTCCATCAAACAGTATGAGTGCCTGCTGGACAGTTATAAGATACAG GTGGGGAAAACCCGGGCTGAGGCAGATGAGTACTGTGCTCGCCTGGCTCAAGCAGAGCAGGAGGCCATGGCGGTGCGGGGGGAGCTGGAGAAGGAGATAGCTGAAGCACGCAGGGAGCTTCTGGGACGGCTGGCAGAGCTGGAGCCTCTTCCTGAAGCCTTAGAGCGCTCCCAGCTACAGCTGCAGGAGGCTCAGGACAGGGAGCGCAGCCAGGAGAAACGCAGCTTGGAGCTCAGCACAAATCTGACTGATCTCCGCATGAAG GTGGAGACCCAGAGCAGCCAGATGGAGCTTCTTAGACAGAAGAACAAGGTGCTGCTGGAGGAGAACAGACAGCTTCAGCAGCAAGTGGAGAGTTTGGAAAG AAAGTTAGAGGAGGCTGGCAGTCAGAATAGCGACCTGCAAGCAGTCATTGCCAAACGGGAAGAGACGGTCCAGAGCAATCAGCTCcgtctaaaagaaaaaacaagggaatgCTCCCTGTTGAGCCGGAGGCTGGAGGACGCTCTGGATGACGCTCGCCAACAA GGTCAAATATTTagttactcctcagcctccttcggTAATAACAGTACTTGTAACAAATATAGCCTGTTTGTACctttggaggccaggctcagGGATTTGGAGAGCCAGCTccacaccctggaaaatcctgtagctGCCCAGGCCCCTGTAGACCAAGGTAGCTTAGCCACCGTTAGCTCtaccccagcagatcccgagcag ATGTCAGAGACCAGAGAACGTGTTGCCAGCAAACAGCAGTCCACCCAGTCCAAAATACTGGACCTAGAAACCCAACTCAGCAGGACTACCTCAGAAATCAACCAACTGAGACGGAGCAAAGAGCAG ATGGAGCGGCGGTACCAGAGCCAGCTGCAGGATTTCAAGGATCGCCTGGAGCAGTCAGACAGCACCAACCGAAGCCTGCAGAACTACGTCCAGTTCCTCAAAGGATCTTATGCCA AGCTGTGA
- the odf2a gene encoding outer dense fiber protein 2 isoform X3 has product MRKTMRTRSNSPPIHVHISDAMPVHVHVESQRSPARTPQGKTTVGRADLRPTAKVKTRGPWITPGKASLRDSTYKWEGPTHRLEITPPVPAPESSQSALQLADLASEEGEDLHGRISHYERKVDNLLTEVSSLKNEVELRKKEQLLERQSEQLSVSQRVIAEQEEELAEVTKELEETEWENSRLRLSMEKMLEECDYNRLHRDSLHQDKDSLLRKLTEAEVDGAAAAKQASALRESVSKLCAAGSSRPSGSESSVLARQKELLLQKLETFEATNRALRHLLREQHESQMESLQLSEKKDELLKRLADTEAENAHLVVKLQEKEREVNQLSKLLDNEKDNAKSTADFSKSLESTRAHLQGQLRSKEAENNRLTVQIKNLEQAANQQKAKMKHLTEQLSRLKQQAGADREALKRATQAQKQRAERSEDAAGQLSIQLLDMEKQVADALSAAETWQSHHAQAAKDKSKLEVEFSLLNSRIAELTEQLHSAKDKSRAEREALLDRLHEVTSESTAAKLENQSLKATVSAVEEKLSFSQSELQQVKASIKQYECLLDSYKIQVGKTRAEADEYCARLAQAEQEAMAVRGELEKEIAEARRELLGRLAELEPLPEALERSQLQLQEAQDRERSQEKRSLELSTNLTDLRMKVETQSSQMELLRQKNKVLLEENRQLQQQVESLERKLEEAGSQNSDLQAVIAKREETVQSNQLRLKEKTRECSLLSRRLEDALDDARQQMSETRERVASKQQSTQSKILDLETQLSRTTSEINQLRRSKEQMERRYQSQLQDFKDRLEQSDSTNRSLQNYVQFLKGSYASVFGDLSFSGSPRAPSPI; this is encoded by the exons ATG AGAAAAACCATGAGAACACGGTCCAATTCACCTCCAATTCATGTGCACATCAGTGATGCCATGCCAGTGCACGTGCACGTGGAGAGCCAGAGGAGTCCTGCCAGGACGCCTCAG gggAAGACTACGGTTGGCAGAGCAGACCTTCGTCCTACAGCTAAGGTCAAAACCCGAGGTCCGTGGATCACACCAGGAAAGGCCTCATTACGGGACTCTACTTACAAATGGGAG GGGCCGACGCACCGCCTTGAGATCACACCGCCCGTCCCAGCACCTGAAAGCTCACAGTCGGCACTTCAGTTAGCTGACCTGGCATCAGAGGAGGGAGAAGACCTACACGGACGAATCAGCCACTACGAGAGGAAGGTCGACAACTTACTGACTGAAGTCAGCTCTCTAAAAAATGAG GTTGAATTGCGAAAGAAGGAACAGCTGCTGGAGCGTCAGTCGGAGCAGCTCAGTGTGTCCCAGCGGGTGATCgctgagcaggaggaggagctggctgaggtGACCAAGGAGCTGGAGGAGACAGAGTGGGAGAACAGCAGGTTACGGCTTTCCATGGAGAAGATGCTGGAGGAGTGTGACTACAACAG ACTGCACAGGGACAGTTTGCATCAGGACAAAGATTCTCTACTCAGGAAACTGACGGAGGCTGAGGTGGACGGAGCAGCAGCTGCCAAGCAAGCCTCAGCCCTGCGAGAGTCTGTTTCTAAACTGTGCGCTGCTGGTAGCAGT AGGCCGTCTGGCTCTGAGTCTTCAGTCTTGGCCCGTCAGAAGGAGCTGTTGCTGCAGAAACTGGAGACATTTGAGGCCACAAACCGAGCACTGCGGCACCTTCTCAGAGAGCAGCATGAGTCCCAG ATGGAATCCCTCCAACTGTCAGAGAAGAAGGACGAATTACTGAAGAGACTGGCAGACACAGAGGCTGAAAATGCT CATCTTGTTGTTAAACtccaagagaaagagagagaggttaATCAACTCAGCAAACTCTTAGATAATGAGAAG GACAATGCCAAGAGCACAGCTGATTTCTCAAAGAGTCTGGAGTCAACAAGAGCTCATTTACAAGGACAGCTCCGCAGCAAAGAAGCTGAGAACAATCGGCTTACTGTGCAGATAAAG AACCTGGAAcaagcagccaatcagcagaAGGCAAAGATGAAACATCTGACAGAACAGCTTTCAAGACTGAAGCAGCAGGCCGGCGCAGACCGAGAGGCTCTGAAAAGAGCCACACAGGCCCAGAAACAGCGAGCTGAACGCAGCGAGGACGCTGCAGGCCAGCTCAGCATCCAGCTGCTGGACATG GAGAAACAGGTGGCAGATGCCCTGTCAGCAGCTGAAACATGGCAGAGTCACCATGCACAAGCAGCAAAAGACAAGAGTAAACTGGAGGTTGAATTCTCGCTATTGAACAG CCGTATAGCAGAGCTGACCGAGCAGCTTCATAGTGCGAAGGAtaaaagcagagcagagagagaagcgCTGCTGGATCGTCTCCATGAAGTCACCTCGGAGAGCACTGCTGCCAAACTGGAGAACCAGTCCCTCAAG GCTACAGTGTCTGCAGTGGAGGAGAAGCTGTCCTTTTCTCAGTCAGAGCTTCAACAGGTCAAAGCTTCCATCAAACAGTATGAGTGCCTGCTGGACAGTTATAAGATACAG GTGGGGAAAACCCGGGCTGAGGCAGATGAGTACTGTGCTCGCCTGGCTCAAGCAGAGCAGGAGGCCATGGCGGTGCGGGGGGAGCTGGAGAAGGAGATAGCTGAAGCACGCAGGGAGCTTCTGGGACGGCTGGCAGAGCTGGAGCCTCTTCCTGAAGCCTTAGAGCGCTCCCAGCTACAGCTGCAGGAGGCTCAGGACAGGGAGCGCAGCCAGGAGAAACGCAGCTTGGAGCTCAGCACAAATCTGACTGATCTCCGCATGAAG GTGGAGACCCAGAGCAGCCAGATGGAGCTTCTTAGACAGAAGAACAAGGTGCTGCTGGAGGAGAACAGACAGCTTCAGCAGCAAGTGGAGAGTTTGGAAAG AAAGTTAGAGGAGGCTGGCAGTCAGAATAGCGACCTGCAAGCAGTCATTGCCAAACGGGAAGAGACGGTCCAGAGCAATCAGCTCcgtctaaaagaaaaaacaagggaatgCTCCCTGTTGAGCCGGAGGCTGGAGGACGCTCTGGATGACGCTCGCCAACAA ATGTCAGAGACCAGAGAACGTGTTGCCAGCAAACAGCAGTCCACCCAGTCCAAAATACTGGACCTAGAAACCCAACTCAGCAGGACTACCTCAGAAATCAACCAACTGAGACGGAGCAAAGAGCAG ATGGAGCGGCGGTACCAGAGCCAGCTGCAGGATTTCAAGGATCGCCTGGAGCAGTCAGACAGCACCAACCGAAGCCTGCAGAACTACGTCCAGTTCCTCAAAGGATCTTATGCCAGTGTGTTTGGAGATCTTTCCTTCAGCGGCTCTCCGCGAGCCCCCTCACCCATCTGA
- the odf2a gene encoding outer dense fiber protein 2 isoform X1: protein MRKTMRTRSNSPPIHVHISDAMPVHVHVESQRSPARTPQGKTTVGRADLRPTAKVKTRGPWITPGKASLRDSTYKWEGPTHRLEITPPVPAPESSQSALQLADLASEEGEDLHGRISHYERKVDNLLTEVSSLKNEVELRKKEQLLERQSEQLSVSQRVIAEQEEELAEVTKELEETEWENSRLRLSMEKMLEECDYNRLHRDSLHQDKDSLLRKLTEAEVDGAAAAKQASALRESVSKLCAAGSSRPSGSESSVLARQKELLLQKLETFEATNRALRHLLREQHESQMESLQLSEKKDELLKRLADTEAENAHLVVKLQEKEREVNQLSKLLDNEKDNAKSTADFSKSLESTRAHLQGQLRSKEAENNRLTVQIKNLEQAANQQKAKMKHLTEQLSRLKQQAGADREALKRATQAQKQRAERSEDAAGQLSIQLLDMEKQVADALSAAETWQSHHAQAAKDKSKLEVEFSLLNSRIAELTEQLHSAKDKSRAEREALLDRLHEVTSESTAAKLENQSLKATVSAVEEKLSFSQSELQQVKASIKQYECLLDSYKIQVGKTRAEADEYCARLAQAEQEAMAVRGELEKEIAEARRELLGRLAELEPLPEALERSQLQLQEAQDRERSQEKRSLELSTNLTDLRMKVETQSSQMELLRQKNKVLLEENRQLQQQVESLERKLEEAGSQNSDLQAVIAKREETVQSNQLRLKEKTRECSLLSRRLEDALDDARQQGQIFSYSSASFGNNSTCNKYSLFVPLEARLRDLESQLHTLENPVAAQAPVDQGSLATVSSTPADPEQMSETRERVASKQQSTQSKILDLETQLSRTTSEINQLRRSKEQMERRYQSQLQDFKDRLEQSDSTNRSLQNYVQFLKGSYASVFGDLSFSGSPRAPSPI, encoded by the exons ATG AGAAAAACCATGAGAACACGGTCCAATTCACCTCCAATTCATGTGCACATCAGTGATGCCATGCCAGTGCACGTGCACGTGGAGAGCCAGAGGAGTCCTGCCAGGACGCCTCAG gggAAGACTACGGTTGGCAGAGCAGACCTTCGTCCTACAGCTAAGGTCAAAACCCGAGGTCCGTGGATCACACCAGGAAAGGCCTCATTACGGGACTCTACTTACAAATGGGAG GGGCCGACGCACCGCCTTGAGATCACACCGCCCGTCCCAGCACCTGAAAGCTCACAGTCGGCACTTCAGTTAGCTGACCTGGCATCAGAGGAGGGAGAAGACCTACACGGACGAATCAGCCACTACGAGAGGAAGGTCGACAACTTACTGACTGAAGTCAGCTCTCTAAAAAATGAG GTTGAATTGCGAAAGAAGGAACAGCTGCTGGAGCGTCAGTCGGAGCAGCTCAGTGTGTCCCAGCGGGTGATCgctgagcaggaggaggagctggctgaggtGACCAAGGAGCTGGAGGAGACAGAGTGGGAGAACAGCAGGTTACGGCTTTCCATGGAGAAGATGCTGGAGGAGTGTGACTACAACAG ACTGCACAGGGACAGTTTGCATCAGGACAAAGATTCTCTACTCAGGAAACTGACGGAGGCTGAGGTGGACGGAGCAGCAGCTGCCAAGCAAGCCTCAGCCCTGCGAGAGTCTGTTTCTAAACTGTGCGCTGCTGGTAGCAGT AGGCCGTCTGGCTCTGAGTCTTCAGTCTTGGCCCGTCAGAAGGAGCTGTTGCTGCAGAAACTGGAGACATTTGAGGCCACAAACCGAGCACTGCGGCACCTTCTCAGAGAGCAGCATGAGTCCCAG ATGGAATCCCTCCAACTGTCAGAGAAGAAGGACGAATTACTGAAGAGACTGGCAGACACAGAGGCTGAAAATGCT CATCTTGTTGTTAAACtccaagagaaagagagagaggttaATCAACTCAGCAAACTCTTAGATAATGAGAAG GACAATGCCAAGAGCACAGCTGATTTCTCAAAGAGTCTGGAGTCAACAAGAGCTCATTTACAAGGACAGCTCCGCAGCAAAGAAGCTGAGAACAATCGGCTTACTGTGCAGATAAAG AACCTGGAAcaagcagccaatcagcagaAGGCAAAGATGAAACATCTGACAGAACAGCTTTCAAGACTGAAGCAGCAGGCCGGCGCAGACCGAGAGGCTCTGAAAAGAGCCACACAGGCCCAGAAACAGCGAGCTGAACGCAGCGAGGACGCTGCAGGCCAGCTCAGCATCCAGCTGCTGGACATG GAGAAACAGGTGGCAGATGCCCTGTCAGCAGCTGAAACATGGCAGAGTCACCATGCACAAGCAGCAAAAGACAAGAGTAAACTGGAGGTTGAATTCTCGCTATTGAACAG CCGTATAGCAGAGCTGACCGAGCAGCTTCATAGTGCGAAGGAtaaaagcagagcagagagagaagcgCTGCTGGATCGTCTCCATGAAGTCACCTCGGAGAGCACTGCTGCCAAACTGGAGAACCAGTCCCTCAAG GCTACAGTGTCTGCAGTGGAGGAGAAGCTGTCCTTTTCTCAGTCAGAGCTTCAACAGGTCAAAGCTTCCATCAAACAGTATGAGTGCCTGCTGGACAGTTATAAGATACAG GTGGGGAAAACCCGGGCTGAGGCAGATGAGTACTGTGCTCGCCTGGCTCAAGCAGAGCAGGAGGCCATGGCGGTGCGGGGGGAGCTGGAGAAGGAGATAGCTGAAGCACGCAGGGAGCTTCTGGGACGGCTGGCAGAGCTGGAGCCTCTTCCTGAAGCCTTAGAGCGCTCCCAGCTACAGCTGCAGGAGGCTCAGGACAGGGAGCGCAGCCAGGAGAAACGCAGCTTGGAGCTCAGCACAAATCTGACTGATCTCCGCATGAAG GTGGAGACCCAGAGCAGCCAGATGGAGCTTCTTAGACAGAAGAACAAGGTGCTGCTGGAGGAGAACAGACAGCTTCAGCAGCAAGTGGAGAGTTTGGAAAG AAAGTTAGAGGAGGCTGGCAGTCAGAATAGCGACCTGCAAGCAGTCATTGCCAAACGGGAAGAGACGGTCCAGAGCAATCAGCTCcgtctaaaagaaaaaacaagggaatgCTCCCTGTTGAGCCGGAGGCTGGAGGACGCTCTGGATGACGCTCGCCAACAA GGTCAAATATTTagttactcctcagcctccttcggTAATAACAGTACTTGTAACAAATATAGCCTGTTTGTACctttggaggccaggctcagGGATTTGGAGAGCCAGCTccacaccctggaaaatcctgtagctGCCCAGGCCCCTGTAGACCAAGGTAGCTTAGCCACCGTTAGCTCtaccccagcagatcccgagcag ATGTCAGAGACCAGAGAACGTGTTGCCAGCAAACAGCAGTCCACCCAGTCCAAAATACTGGACCTAGAAACCCAACTCAGCAGGACTACCTCAGAAATCAACCAACTGAGACGGAGCAAAGAGCAG ATGGAGCGGCGGTACCAGAGCCAGCTGCAGGATTTCAAGGATCGCCTGGAGCAGTCAGACAGCACCAACCGAAGCCTGCAGAACTACGTCCAGTTCCTCAAAGGATCTTATGCCAGTGTGTTTGGAGATCTTTCCTTCAGCGGCTCTCCGCGAGCCCCCTCACCCATCTGA